A portion of the Sabethes cyaneus chromosome 3, idSabCyanKW18_F2, whole genome shotgun sequence genome contains these proteins:
- the LOC128740278 gene encoding enoyl-CoA delta isomerase 1, mitochondrial-like: MNHTTDYQFREASLPNTSHFFGKVSIPPVTIAKMLRSISNSIYWHHLARQYSGSSITPRALILTEIDGKTGYAKITLNRAPVNALNLEMISAITSTVNALERDKVNGMVLTSFSDKVFSAGLDIKEMINPDIDRLRTFWSALQELWLKLYGCAIPTVAAINGHAPAGGCFLAIACDYRVMCNNFTIGLNETVLGIIVPRWLQVTMRNTIGFRQTELACTTGKLFNSTEAFDIGLVDELVDNNMEAIRKAVLYLDKCKTSFATARQITKHQLRQDEFNDFKRYREKDLEAFVANTMREEFQIELEEYLKALKVKP, translated from the exons ATGAACCATACCACTGACTATCAGTTCCGGGAAGCATCGTTACCAAACACTTCGCACTTCTTTGGGAAAGTATCGATACCGCCAGTAACGATAGCCA AAATGCTACGTTCGATTTCCAACTCCATCTATTGGCACCATTTGGCGAGGCAATATTCGGGAAGCTCCATTACACCAAGGGCGCTTATTTTGACAGAAATAGATGGCAAAACAGGGTACGCAAAGATAACATTAAATAGAGCTCCTGTAAATGCGCTCAATTTAGAGATGATTTCGGCAATTACCAGCACTGTAAATGCGCTCGAACGTGACAAAGTTAATGGCATGGTCTTGACGTCG TTTTCCGACAAGGTGTTTTCTGCTGGATTAGATATAAAGGAAATGATTAACCCTGACATTGATCGATTGCGAACCTTTTGGTCTGCGCTACAGGAGCTGTGGCTGAAATTGTATGGATGCGCTATTCCAACTGTAGCCGCCATAAAT GGTCATGCACCAGCCGGCGGATGTTTCCTTGCGATAGCATGTGATTATCGTGTAATGTGTAACAATTTCACTATTGGATTAAACGAAACAGTACTGGGCATTATTGTTCCTCGGTGGCTGCAGGTCACTATGCGAAACACCATTGGGTTTCGACAAACCGAGCTGGCCTGTACTACGggaaagttgttcaactctacaGAAGCTTTTGAT ATCGGATTGGTGGACGAGCTTGTTGATAACAATATGGAAGCAATCCGTAAAGCTGTTCTGTACTTGGACAAATGCAAAACCAGCTTTGCAACAGCACGGCAGATTACCAAGCACCAACTCAGACAggatgaatttaatgatttcAAACGCTACAGAGAGAAG GATTTGGAAGCATTTGTTGCGAATACAATGAGAGAAGagtttcaaattgaacttgaagaATACTTGAAAGCTTTAAAAGTCAAGCCTTGA
- the LOC128740279 gene encoding dynein regulatory complex subunit 3-like: MSKKLATEEAIHKEQEPGVISNAMLTKAILEQGHKGEAGRLARLDQVDLGCITVIRLEFQNILKIDHLWVLKNLEILSLAFNKIDKIENLHQLTKLKELNLSFNFIEKIENLDQLIHIRTLSFYGNRICKLENLDRLEKLVILSAGKNSINTLDGIERLRFLKDLRSLNLADNPIAKDTTKPLRLYVATLLPQLKYYQYILLKPEERNTGKEKFTRELQDFLEQEKFEIIERNRLAKEKADEIYLSKSFVEHMNGDQLFESLFVGDADGEALLAIGDDAIELKTEYKTEAYNLTQQIYKIGLEQYERRQKEIKLYNSCIDTERKKAQKLGQDIINHFLDMYNRLCPKVKEIVTSLDQDAHKRPDMHMLPHEFHPLIDELEVAKDEFNTVFEDSWHTLMNIEMQLFERTEEGNANFENKIKEMTNDFIEKAQAQFVLLREAEINFSDGLVEAVQQFVTFQAASGHADAIPSTLKEALDDKDVISNLAAGMRDHHMQLIDAREDKLISRSRNWARDLCEDIQNSEIKRNRAKVLEITYFLDHHRQAFYTLLEDFIPTSEDKKRIFSKVQFSIDAVVDEKE, from the exons ATGTCCAAGAAACTAGCCACCGAAGAAGCAATTCACAAGGAACAAGAACCGGGAGTAATcagcaatgctatgcttacgaAAGCAATTCTCGAGCAAGGTCATAAGGGAGAGGCAGGCCGGTTGGCTCGGTTGGACCAAGTAGATCTAGGATGTATCACAGTGATTCGGCTTGAATTTCAAA atattttaaaaattgaccACCTCTGGGTACTGAAAAATCTCGAAATACTTTCACTGGCTTTCAATAAAATTGACAAAATCGAAAACCTACATCAGCTCACTAAACTGAAAGAGCTAAACTTATctttcaattttattgaaaaaatcgaaaacctCGACCAGCTGATACATATTCGGACGTTATCGTTTTATGGAAATCGTATTTGCAAGTTAGAAAATCTGGATCGATTGGAAAAGTTAGTTATTCTTAGCGCCGGAAAGAATAGTATCAATACATTGGACGGAATAGAACGATTACGTTTCCTTAAGGATCTTCGCTCATTAAATCTTGCGGACAATCCAATAGCGAAGGACACGACAAAGCCATTGCGACTGTATGTGGCAACCTTATTGCCACAGCTAAAATACTATCAGTACATTCTACTGAAACCAGAAGAACGAAACACAGGAAAAGAGAAGTTCAC TCGAGAATTGCAGGATTTTCTGGAGCAAGAGAAATTCGAAATAATAGAACGCAACCGTTTGGCTAAGGAAAAAGCCGATGAAATATATTTATCGAAAAGTTTCGTAGAGCATATGAATGGCGATCAACTATTCGAATCACTTTTTGTTGGTGATGCGGACGGGGAAGCTCTTCTAGCCATTGGTGACGacgcaattgaattgaaaactGA ATATAAGACCGAAGCATACAATCTCACTCAGCAAATCTACAAAATCGGCTTGGAGCAATACGAACGACGTCAAAAAGAAATCAAACTGTACAATAGTTGTATTGATACTGAACGAAAGAAAGCTCAAAAACTTGGTCAAGA CATCATCAACCACTTTTTGGATATGTACAACCGTTTGTGTCCTAAGGTGAAGGAGATCGTGACCAGCCTGGACCAGGATGCCCATAAGCGACCCGACATGCACATGCTGCCCCACGAATTCCACCCGCTGATCGACGAGCTCGAGGTTGCCAAAGACGAATTCAACACAGTCTTCGAGGACTCTTGGCATACGCTGATGAACATCGAAATGCAGCTGTTTGAACGTACCGAAGAGGGAAATGCCAACTTCGAAAATAAGATCAAAGAAATGACCAACGATTTCATAGAAAAAGCTCAAGCTCAATTTGTGTTGCTGCGTGAAGCTGAAATAAATTTCAGTGATGGCCTTGTCGAAGCTGTGCAGCAGTTTGTGACGTTTCAGGCCGCATCCGGTCACGCCGATGCGATTCCGTCCACTTTAAAAGAA GCCCTGGATGACAAGGATGTAATTAGTAACCTAGCGGCAGGAATGCGTGACCATCACATGCAACTGATCGATGCGCGGGAGGACAAATTAATTAGTCGTAGCCGGAATTGGGCACGAGATCTGTGTGAGGACATTCAAAA CtcggaaataaaacgaaatcgtGCCAAAGTGCTGGAAATTACGTATTTCCTAGATCATCATCGTCAAGCATTCTACACATTACTTGAAGACTTCATTCCAACTTCGGAAGACAAGAAGCGTATATTTTCGAAAGTTCAATTTTCCATCGATGCTGTTGTGGATGAAAAAGAGTGA